The Rhizobium sp. WSM4643 genome window below encodes:
- a CDS encoding TetR/AcrR family transcriptional regulator has product MSNLSTTSDAILASTRHLLISGGYNGFSYADISEIVGIRKASIHHHFPSKVDLVRELVKRYREDGQASVAVLEQKVPNALDILKAYANHWAACIEDSSRPYCVCAMLASELPSLPTEVASEVTNFFRFISSWLASVMERGSKQGEVSLTSAPHVEAETFLATVYGAMLSARAYGKPEVFSMILEPALNRLTPTVSH; this is encoded by the coding sequence ATGAGCAATCTTTCGACCACCTCGGATGCCATTCTGGCGTCCACCCGACACCTTCTGATAAGCGGCGGCTACAATGGCTTTAGCTACGCCGATATCTCGGAGATTGTCGGTATCCGCAAAGCAAGCATTCATCATCATTTTCCCAGCAAGGTCGATCTGGTGCGTGAGCTGGTCAAGCGTTATCGGGAGGATGGCCAGGCAAGCGTGGCGGTTCTTGAGCAGAAGGTTCCGAATGCTCTGGACATCCTCAAGGCTTATGCAAACCACTGGGCTGCATGCATTGAAGATTCCAGCAGACCGTACTGTGTCTGTGCTATGCTTGCCAGTGAACTGCCTTCCCTCCCAACGGAAGTCGCAAGCGAGGTGACGAACTTTTTCCGCTTCATCTCCTCGTGGCTGGCTTCGGTCATGGAGCGCGGTTCCAAGCAGGGCGAAGTGAGTCTAACCAGTGCACCGCATGTTGAAGCCGAAACATTTCTAGCAACAGTATACGGGGCAATGCTTTCGGCGAGAGCCTATGGGAAGCCGGAAGTGTTCTCAATGATACTCGAACCTGCCCTCAATCGTCTCACGCCGACGGTTTCTCACTAA
- a CDS encoding DUF1109 domain-containing protein — MKTEDLITLIAQDTRQPVNLTSVVSGAVVAGALVSGLAFFLTLGFRHDIGQAIETVRFGFKFVVTLSLFAAALSLTGPVIRPGSDIGRRRWLLLIPPVLLLAATTLELFVTPSDVWLDKLIGHNALHCLTIIPALSAVPGTFLFLAMRQGAPENPGLAGALAGLVSVGIAATLYATNCFDDSPLFVATWYPLATLTVVTVGYFAGKRFLRW, encoded by the coding sequence GTGAAAACAGAAGACCTCATAACCTTGATCGCGCAGGACACGCGCCAACCCGTCAATCTTACCTCCGTGGTATCGGGTGCCGTAGTCGCCGGTGCGTTGGTTTCCGGCCTTGCTTTCTTTTTAACGCTGGGATTTCGACACGACATCGGCCAGGCGATCGAAACCGTGCGGTTCGGCTTTAAGTTCGTTGTCACTCTCTCCCTCTTTGCCGCCGCGTTATCCCTGACGGGACCCGTCATTCGACCGGGCAGCGACATCGGGCGGCGAAGATGGCTGCTGCTGATCCCGCCAGTTCTTCTACTTGCAGCAACCACCCTGGAATTATTCGTCACGCCGTCCGATGTCTGGCTGGATAAACTGATCGGCCATAACGCATTGCATTGCCTGACGATCATACCGGCGCTATCGGCGGTCCCAGGCACATTTCTCTTCCTCGCCATGCGGCAGGGCGCACCGGAAAACCCAGGTCTTGCCGGCGCGCTCGCGGGTCTCGTGTCAGTCGGGATCGCTGCGACGCTCTATGCAACCAACTGCTTCGACGACAGTCCACTGTTCGTGGCGACCTGGTATCCTCTGGCAACGCTCACCGTGGTGACTGTCGGCTATTTCGCGGGTAAACGTTTCCTACGTTGGTAG
- a CDS encoding NrsF family protein, producing the protein MKTENLIELLAQDAPVRSSLSHMLQQASIAAVLIVAIAFFSAIGFRHDIGTALETGRFLFKFVITVALAITGSLVMYRIGKPGMPVRWWGSALLVPLALAVGAAVFELSVMPPETWVTRMIGHNSRLCLTIIPTLSIGPLACFLLALRHGVPTRPALAGAVAGLAAAGIAATFYAANCDDDSPLFVLLWYPIAISAVTGVGALAGQKLLRW; encoded by the coding sequence ATGAAGACAGAGAATCTCATAGAATTGCTCGCACAAGACGCGCCGGTGAGGTCAAGCCTCTCTCACATGCTGCAACAGGCAAGCATCGCGGCCGTTCTGATCGTGGCAATTGCCTTTTTCTCAGCAATCGGTTTTCGGCATGATATCGGTACTGCTTTGGAAACCGGTCGTTTTCTGTTCAAATTCGTGATCACTGTCGCTCTCGCGATCACCGGCAGCCTCGTCATGTATCGTATAGGAAAGCCCGGGATGCCCGTGCGCTGGTGGGGCTCGGCTTTGCTGGTGCCGTTGGCATTGGCTGTCGGTGCGGCAGTGTTCGAGCTTTCGGTCATGCCGCCTGAGACCTGGGTGACACGGATGATTGGGCACAATTCGCGGCTCTGTCTGACGATCATTCCGACGTTGTCGATCGGTCCCCTTGCCTGTTTTCTTCTGGCGCTACGACATGGAGTACCGACACGTCCTGCACTTGCCGGGGCCGTTGCGGGTCTGGCGGCAGCCGGGATCGCCGCCACGTTCTATGCCGCCAATTGCGACGACGACAGCCCGCTCTTCGTCCTTCTCTGGTACCCGATCGCCATTTCCGCCGTCACAGGAGTTGGCGCTTTGGCTGGCCAAAAGCTGTTGCGATGGTAG
- a CDS encoding sigma-70 family RNA polymerase sigma factor has protein sequence MKNSAREEEWASWMRSAIAGDGRAYHRLLTAVTPHLRVIARKRCEQFGAPASEAEDVVQEVLLAIHLKRGTWDPSRPLGPWMAALVRNKLIDSLRRRGRQAAVPLEDVIATLESDDGVGVAERMDIEQILSRLKDPQRTIVQSISIEGSSVRETAERLKMTEVAVRVALHRALKALSALYSEPLK, from the coding sequence ATGAAGAATTCGGCGCGCGAAGAAGAGTGGGCCTCCTGGATGCGATCAGCAATCGCAGGCGACGGACGCGCCTACCACAGATTGCTGACAGCCGTCACGCCTCATCTGCGCGTGATTGCTCGCAAGCGCTGCGAACAATTCGGTGCGCCGGCAAGTGAGGCTGAGGACGTGGTTCAGGAAGTGTTGCTGGCTATTCATCTCAAGCGGGGCACCTGGGACCCGTCCCGGCCCCTTGGCCCGTGGATGGCTGCCCTGGTGCGGAACAAGTTGATCGACAGCCTGCGACGCAGAGGCAGGCAGGCCGCCGTTCCGCTGGAGGACGTGATTGCGACCCTGGAAAGCGACGACGGTGTGGGGGTGGCGGAGCGGATGGACATCGAACAGATACTGAGCCGCCTGAAAGATCCTCAGCGGACGATCGTCCAATCAATTTCGATCGAAGGTTCGAGCGTCCGCGAGACGGCGGAGCGTCTGAAGATGACCGAAGTGGCTGTACGTGTGGCGCTCCACCGGGCGCTCAAGGCGTTGTCGGCTCTCTATTCGGAGCCGCTGAAATGA
- a CDS encoding TetR/AcrR family transcriptional regulator, with translation MARPREFDEEKVLELAVEQFWERGYETTSIRDLAQAMGLTTASIYNAFGDKRAVYRRALDFYVERSFGDRVGRFESKPPRQAINAFFSEIIERSLADTKRKGCMLVNSALEVAPHDEEFQRVVASVLVQVEAFFLRCVERGQEDGSIGRSQRAADLAGTLLGTLLGIRVLARARPEKELLEGLIKPVFALLEPDGAKQLEPA, from the coding sequence ATGGCCCGGCCCAGGGAATTCGACGAAGAAAAAGTGCTGGAGCTCGCCGTGGAGCAGTTTTGGGAACGAGGATATGAAACAACCTCGATCCGGGATCTTGCCCAGGCTATGGGGCTGACGACCGCCAGCATCTACAACGCCTTCGGCGACAAGCGGGCGGTTTATCGCAGGGCGCTGGATTTCTACGTCGAGCGAAGTTTTGGGGATCGGGTAGGGCGTTTTGAATCGAAACCACCACGGCAGGCGATCAATGCCTTCTTTAGCGAAATCATCGAGCGATCCCTGGCCGACACAAAAAGGAAAGGCTGCATGCTCGTCAATTCGGCTCTTGAAGTAGCGCCGCATGACGAAGAGTTCCAGCGTGTCGTCGCCAGTGTGCTTGTGCAAGTCGAGGCCTTCTTTCTACGCTGCGTGGAAAGAGGCCAGGAAGACGGCTCGATCGGCCGGAGCCAACGCGCCGCCGATCTGGCCGGAACGCTGCTTGGTACCCTGCTTGGCATCCGTGTCCTGGCACGCGCACGCCCGGAAAAAGAGTTGCTCGAAGGCTTGATAAAGCCTGTGTTCGCACTCCTTGAGCCCGATGGCGCCAAGCAACTGGAACCTGCATGA
- a CDS encoding peroxiredoxin-like family protein, which translates to MGLEQELAEFNARFEASAPPGAAAFLNAKIEELTSGFPFDRVPKPGDLAPEFSLPGVTGETISLLETLANGPVVLTFYRGAWCPYCNIQLAAYEHALPAIAGAGGSLIAISPQKPDGSLSMAEKNNLTFDVLSDTGNGVARKYGLVYTLPDDLKAAYSSFGVDLETINGDDSWELPIPATFVIGRNGRVQLAHAEADYRKRLAPETTVAALEAAQTA; encoded by the coding sequence ATGGGTCTTGAGCAGGAGCTTGCTGAATTTAACGCGAGGTTCGAGGCAAGCGCGCCTCCTGGTGCAGCAGCGTTTTTGAACGCGAAGATCGAGGAGCTCACCTCTGGCTTTCCGTTCGATCGCGTTCCCAAACCTGGTGATCTCGCTCCCGAATTCTCCTTGCCTGGTGTGACGGGGGAAACGATCTCGTTGCTGGAGACGCTGGCCAATGGTCCGGTTGTCCTCACCTTCTATCGTGGCGCCTGGTGCCCGTACTGCAACATTCAGCTTGCCGCCTACGAGCATGCCTTACCCGCGATTGCGGGGGCCGGCGGCTCTCTTATCGCCATTTCGCCGCAAAAGCCGGATGGCTCACTTTCTATGGCCGAGAAGAACAATCTGACTTTCGACGTCCTCAGCGATACCGGCAACGGTGTCGCGCGGAAATACGGCCTCGTCTACACACTGCCTGACGATCTCAAGGCGGCTTACTCCTCGTTCGGCGTCGACCTCGAAACGATCAACGGAGATGACAGCTGGGAGCTGCCGATACCTGCGACCTTCGTGATCGGCCGCAATGGCCGAGTGCAGCTTGCACACGCCGAAGCAGATTACCGCAAGCGTCTCGCACCTGAAACAACAGTAGCGGCCCTAGAGGCAGCTCAAACTGCGTAA
- a CDS encoding SDR family NAD(P)-dependent oxidoreductase, with translation MNLEGKRVLITGGSSGIGFAIARAMLAKGARVVVTGRNSERLAQAVRDLQEKGLPVIGIQADVATPEGRVLSLDKAIEALGGLDVLVNNAGGVRAGRLEKTTEAEIRTMVEVDLVAPILLTQAALSYLRASGDGLVVNVTSGIALIGAPFYATYAAVKAGLSRFSEALRRELKGEGVRVLTLYPGATDTPMMQSSKAGPELGFTREPPEAVADALIEGIETNSLEVIRGGEARAKMIAANRDDPAAIDERFLTMKAALEEAVSGHSAL, from the coding sequence ATGAATCTCGAAGGTAAGCGCGTTCTCATCACCGGAGGCTCCAGTGGCATCGGCTTCGCCATTGCACGTGCCATGCTGGCGAAAGGAGCTCGGGTCGTCGTTACCGGGCGAAACTCTGAGCGGCTGGCTCAGGCTGTCAGGGATCTCCAGGAAAAGGGGTTGCCGGTTATCGGCATTCAGGCGGATGTCGCCACCCCGGAAGGTCGGGTTCTATCCCTCGACAAGGCCATCGAGGCACTTGGCGGGCTCGATGTTCTCGTCAATAACGCGGGCGGAGTTCGCGCCGGTCGCCTTGAGAAGACGACGGAGGCAGAAATAAGGACGATGGTCGAGGTCGACCTTGTTGCTCCTATTCTCTTGACGCAGGCAGCTCTCTCCTACCTGCGCGCGTCCGGCGACGGGCTTGTCGTCAACGTCACCTCCGGCATCGCGTTGATCGGTGCTCCATTCTACGCGACCTACGCCGCAGTTAAGGCGGGGCTCTCACGGTTCAGCGAGGCACTGCGCCGGGAACTGAAGGGCGAAGGTGTCCGCGTCTTGACGCTCTATCCGGGCGCGACGGATACCCCGATGATGCAGTCCTCGAAGGCCGGCCCCGAACTTGGATTCACGCGCGAGCCGCCCGAAGCGGTTGCCGATGCGCTGATCGAAGGGATTGAAACCAATTCCCTTGAGGTGATCCGCGGCGGCGAGGCTCGCGCCAAGATGATCGCAGCCAACAGGGATGATCCGGCCGCGATCGATGAACGTTTTCTGACAATGAAAGCTGCGCTCGAAGAAGCGGTCAGCGGCCATTCGGCGCTCTAA
- a CDS encoding putative quinol monooxygenase: MTKVALFVQLKAKHGKEEEVADFLKSAQALLAQEPLTVAWFAVRFDKSTFGIFDAFDGEEGRQAHLQGQIAAALMAKYDELFEGPLDIKQPEVLADRLPG, from the coding sequence ATGACCAAGGTAGCGTTGTTCGTACAATTGAAGGCGAAGCACGGAAAGGAAGAGGAAGTCGCAGATTTCCTCAAAAGCGCGCAAGCCCTGCTCGCCCAGGAACCGCTTACCGTCGCATGGTTTGCGGTTCGCTTCGACAAGTCCACGTTCGGCATCTTCGATGCTTTCGATGGGGAAGAAGGTCGCCAGGCCCACCTTCAGGGGCAGATCGCTGCCGCCCTGATGGCGAAATATGACGAACTCTTTGAGGGACCGCTCGACATTAAGCAGCCGGAAGTCCTCGCCGACCGCCTTCCCGGCTGA
- a CDS encoding glutathione S-transferase family protein, producing MIRFYFHPTPNPAKVALFLEETGLPYETVPVDTSKGEQHMPAFRAINPNGKVPAIVDTDGPGGKETRVFDSTAILIYLAEKAGKFLGSPEDRPELLSWLLFLASGLGPFSGQAVHFQHAAPEGLDYAVNRYRREAERHYQVLNSHLEGRNFIVGDAYTIADMSAWGWLDRASRVLKGLEDPLAGYPNLKRLFETVNVRPAVSRARQVGKDHSFKRVNDEETKRALFPSNYPPAA from the coding sequence ATGATCCGCTTTTATTTTCATCCGACACCCAATCCAGCAAAAGTTGCCCTCTTCCTGGAAGAGACAGGGCTGCCTTATGAGACGGTTCCGGTCGACACCAGCAAGGGCGAGCAGCATATGCCGGCGTTCCGCGCCATCAATCCGAATGGCAAGGTACCGGCGATTGTCGACACGGACGGCCCTGGCGGAAAAGAGACACGCGTCTTCGATTCCACGGCCATCCTGATCTATCTCGCGGAAAAAGCCGGCAAGTTTCTTGGCTCGCCCGAAGATCGCCCTGAGCTTCTCTCATGGCTGCTGTTTCTCGCGTCCGGCCTGGGGCCATTCTCAGGCCAGGCAGTCCATTTTCAGCACGCGGCGCCGGAAGGCCTGGACTATGCCGTCAACCGCTATCGCCGCGAGGCCGAGCGTCATTATCAGGTCCTCAACAGTCATCTTGAAGGCCGAAACTTCATCGTCGGAGATGCTTACACGATTGCCGACATGTCCGCGTGGGGATGGTTGGATCGGGCCTCGCGCGTGCTCAAGGGGCTTGAGGATCCGCTCGCCGGATATCCGAACCTGAAGCGGCTCTTTGAAACCGTCAATGTGCGTCCCGCCGTTTCTCGCGCCAGGCAGGTCGGCAAGGATCATTCCTTCAAGCGCGTCAACGACGAAGAGACCAAGCGGGCGCTTTTCCCGTCGAACTATCCGCCCGCGGCATAA
- the yghU gene encoding glutathione-dependent disulfide-bond oxidoreductase, whose protein sequence is MSEAAEYNPPKIWTWNKPSGGAFASINRPIAGATHEKELPVGRHPFQLYSLGTPNGVKVTTMLEELLALGHSGAEYDAWLIKIGDGDQFASGFVDINPNSKIPALLDRGGEKPVRVFESASILMYLAEKFGTFLPTEQPARAQCISWLFWQMGSAPYLGGGFGHFYAYAPTKIEYAIDRFAMEVKRQLDVLDRRLAESEYIAGSDYTIADIAIWPWYGGLAKGWQYGAAEFLQVQDYKNVQRWAEQIYARPAVKRGRMVNRMTGHPSEQLRERHDASDFEMRTQDKLTAAQVQN, encoded by the coding sequence ATGTCAGAGGCAGCGGAATATAATCCTCCAAAGATCTGGACCTGGAACAAGCCGAGCGGCGGCGCTTTCGCAAGCATCAACCGGCCAATCGCAGGTGCGACGCATGAAAAGGAGTTGCCGGTCGGCCGCCACCCCTTCCAGCTCTATTCGCTCGGAACCCCGAACGGTGTGAAGGTCACCACCATGCTGGAAGAGCTGCTGGCACTCGGCCACAGCGGTGCCGAATATGACGCCTGGCTGATCAAGATCGGCGATGGCGATCAATTCGCCAGCGGTTTCGTTGACATCAATCCCAATTCGAAGATCCCGGCTCTGCTCGACCGCGGTGGCGAAAAGCCGGTCCGTGTTTTCGAATCGGCCTCGATTTTGATGTATCTCGCCGAGAAATTCGGAACCTTCCTGCCGACCGAGCAGCCGGCTCGAGCCCAATGCATCTCCTGGCTGTTCTGGCAGATGGGCAGCGCGCCCTATCTCGGCGGCGGCTTTGGGCATTTCTACGCCTATGCGCCGACCAAGATCGAATATGCGATCGATCGATTTGCCATGGAGGTGAAGCGCCAGCTCGACGTTCTCGATCGTCGTTTGGCCGAAAGCGAATATATTGCCGGCAGCGATTACACGATCGCCGATATTGCCATCTGGCCATGGTATGGTGGCCTCGCCAAGGGATGGCAATACGGTGCGGCCGAATTCCTGCAGGTGCAAGATTACAAGAACGTTCAGCGCTGGGCCGAGCAAATCTACGCGCGTCCTGCCGTCAAGCGTGGCCGCATGGTCAATCGCATGACGGGCCATCCGTCCGAACAACTGCGCGAACGCCACGATGCCAGCGATTTCGAGATGAGGACGCAAGACAAACTGACTGCCGCCCAAGTTCAGAACTAG
- a CDS encoding DUF1223 domain-containing protein, with product MKYPGRIGRFMLFSSLAAVAAMPVAAAADRQLTVVELFTSQGCSSCPPANANLIKISNRKNVLALSFSVTYWDYLGWKDTYGKPEFTERQVAYEPALRQPGPYTPQMVFNGTATAVGNSLPEVESLLAQTPSLRGPALAFSNDHIEVGASSTTGNADVWLVRYDPRIEDVPVARGENSGATLQHTHVVRRLARLGTWDGSKTSFSVPQADKDLKTAVLIQRANGGAILSAITD from the coding sequence ATGAAATACCCAGGCAGGATTGGCCGCTTTATGCTTTTTTCGTCATTGGCAGCAGTTGCGGCCATGCCGGTGGCGGCGGCGGCGGACCGGCAGCTCACGGTCGTGGAACTGTTCACCAGCCAAGGCTGCTCGTCATGTCCGCCGGCAAACGCCAATCTCATCAAGATCAGCAACCGGAAGAACGTTCTCGCGCTGAGTTTCTCCGTGACCTATTGGGATTACCTGGGCTGGAAAGACACGTACGGGAAGCCGGAATTCACCGAGCGTCAGGTTGCCTATGAACCGGCCTTGAGACAGCCCGGTCCCTATACCCCCCAGATGGTCTTCAACGGCACGGCAACCGCCGTCGGGAACAGCCTTCCCGAAGTCGAATCCCTGCTGGCGCAAACGCCTTCGCTCAGGGGGCCAGCGCTGGCCTTTAGCAATGACCATATCGAAGTCGGCGCCAGCTCTACCACCGGGAACGCTGATGTCTGGCTGGTGCGCTACGATCCGCGGATCGAAGACGTGCCGGTTGCGCGAGGGGAAAACAGCGGCGCGACATTGCAGCACACACATGTCGTCCGGCGTCTGGCCCGGCTTGGCACCTGGGATGGGAGTAAAACCTCGTTTTCCGTGCCCCAGGCCGATAAGGACTTGAAGACAGCGGTACTGATACAGCGAGCAAATGGCGGGGCGATCCTCTCCGCCATCACCGACTGA
- a CDS encoding alpha/beta hydrolase, with product MMRLPIEAAPENPGGQRKFARAMIIVTASRPCDRQSGGTLASDLGPHRCNSGPFSCVLGRPQRTVMGEIMIPLRSMFLAAPIALGPALAIPALAEPVSFDAKDGVKIYGDFRRSEGQPRATILLFHMAGSNKSEYAPLAPILNKAGFNTLAIDQRSGGELWGDVNETAANARGSADFADALPDLDAAIAYSSMQRSGPIAVWGSSYSSALVFIAAARHPEVKALLAFSPAEYIQGYSIEKQAVKLTIPVFITSAPDGGEISSGEALAKAVPGHRAVQYIPQHGVHGSATLRTDENPKGAAENWKHVMAFLNSAFPRG from the coding sequence ATGATGCGACTCCCGATCGAGGCCGCGCCGGAAAATCCGGGCGGTCAGCGGAAATTCGCCCGCGCGATGATTATCGTTACAGCCTCACGACCATGTGATCGCCAGAGCGGTGGGACGCTGGCTTCCGATTTAGGACCGCACCGATGTAACAGCGGACCATTCTCTTGCGTATTGGGAAGGCCACAACGAACGGTAATGGGAGAAATCATGATTCCGCTTCGATCCATGTTCCTTGCCGCCCCTATAGCGCTCGGCCCGGCCTTGGCTATTCCGGCACTTGCGGAACCGGTCTCCTTCGACGCGAAGGATGGCGTGAAGATTTATGGAGACTTTCGCCGGTCCGAAGGACAGCCGCGCGCTACCATTCTGCTGTTTCACATGGCAGGTTCCAACAAGAGTGAGTATGCGCCCCTTGCGCCTATCCTCAACAAAGCCGGATTTAATACGTTGGCCATCGATCAACGGTCGGGCGGCGAACTCTGGGGCGACGTCAACGAGACGGCTGCGAACGCAAGAGGTAGTGCGGATTTCGCCGACGCGCTTCCTGATCTTGACGCTGCGATCGCCTATAGCAGCATGCAGAGGTCCGGGCCGATCGCAGTTTGGGGGTCGAGCTATTCTTCAGCGCTCGTGTTCATTGCCGCTGCTCGCCATCCCGAGGTAAAGGCGCTCCTCGCCTTCTCCCCTGCCGAATACATCCAAGGTTATTCGATCGAGAAGCAGGCGGTAAAGCTCACCATTCCCGTTTTCATCACATCGGCGCCCGACGGCGGTGAGATATCGAGCGGTGAGGCGCTGGCAAAAGCCGTGCCCGGCCACAGAGCAGTTCAATATATCCCGCAGCACGGCGTGCATGGCTCGGCGACGTTGCGCACCGATGAGAACCCGAAAGGGGCCGCCGAAAACTGGAAGCATGTCATGGCTTTTCTCAACAGCGCCTTTCCACGCGGTTGA
- a CDS encoding CopD family protein, with protein sequence MYLYVKALHVFAVVTLIAGMLVMALSLRIAIAAPDRMDVRRIGQSVLRWDGLVTTPALATVWVAGFTMAFGAGWGGSPWLLLKMVPAVLLSGLHSLEGLALKRLLREGKPVHRLFKVAPSAILATFAIIAWLAIVKPF encoded by the coding sequence ATGTATCTCTACGTCAAGGCGCTTCACGTCTTTGCTGTCGTCACCCTGATCGCAGGCATGCTGGTAATGGCATTGTCTTTGCGGATCGCGATAGCTGCACCGGACAGAATGGACGTCCGTCGTATCGGCCAATCCGTCCTGCGTTGGGATGGCCTGGTCACGACACCTGCGCTTGCGACCGTGTGGGTGGCCGGCTTTACGATGGCCTTCGGTGCGGGTTGGGGCGGTTCACCCTGGCTGCTTCTGAAGATGGTCCCTGCAGTCCTTCTCAGCGGCCTGCACAGTCTCGAAGGCTTGGCGCTGAAAAGGTTGCTTCGAGAAGGAAAGCCTGTCCACCGGCTGTTCAAAGTCGCTCCGTCTGCCATCCTTGCGACATTCGCAATCATTGCATGGCTTGCAATCGTCAAACCCTTTTAA
- a CDS encoding haloacid dehalogenase type II, translating into MNQNFKAFVFDAYGTLYDVRSVEATVEATFPGKGSLITSVWRMKQLEYSWLVTLMERYEDFWSLTLRSLDYTLRSLGLSAHSRLVQDLSAAYLDLKPYDDAPSCLERLQPRRRAILSNGSQSMLSSLTANSGLHQLLDNILSVDSARVYKPAPNAYRLVEEELSMLRDEVVFVSSNGFDICGAKSFGFTVVRVARFDVENITEQVARSGMDERVLYGLMRGNAEGLDYPADFTVRSLSEIPDLFSDQERER; encoded by the coding sequence GTGAACCAGAACTTCAAGGCCTTCGTCTTCGACGCCTACGGCACGCTTTATGACGTCCGATCTGTCGAAGCGACGGTGGAGGCGACGTTTCCAGGCAAAGGAAGCCTAATCACCAGCGTCTGGCGAATGAAGCAGCTCGAATATTCGTGGCTGGTGACGCTGATGGAGCGATATGAGGACTTCTGGTCGCTGACGTTGCGGTCTCTCGACTATACGCTTCGTTCGCTTGGTTTAAGCGCTCATAGCCGATTGGTTCAGGATCTTTCTGCTGCCTATCTCGATCTCAAGCCTTACGACGACGCCCCATCTTGCCTTGAGCGGCTTCAGCCCCGTCGACGGGCGATTCTTTCGAATGGGAGCCAATCGATGCTGTCCAGTCTGACTGCAAACTCAGGCCTGCATCAGCTTCTCGACAATATTTTAAGTGTCGATTCGGCGCGGGTCTACAAGCCCGCTCCAAATGCCTACAGGCTGGTGGAGGAGGAGTTGAGCATGTTGCGCGATGAGGTCGTCTTCGTGTCCTCCAATGGATTTGATATCTGCGGCGCGAAGAGCTTCGGCTTCACCGTCGTTCGGGTGGCGCGCTTCGATGTCGAGAACATCACGGAGCAAGTGGCCCGCTCAGGAATGGACGAGCGCGTTCTTTACGGCCTTATGCGCGGCAATGCCGAAGGGTTAGATTATCCAGCAGATTTTACCGTTCGTTCGCTGTCGGAGATCCCCGACCTCTTTAGCGATCAGGAACGCGAACGCTGA